GATGAAGGGAGAGGTACCACAGCTAGTCACCATGCTCAGGGAGCTCAACGTCGACCGGATGTGTGCGACCATCGAAGCGCTGCCCGACTAGAGGCCACTGCTCGGCCACCGTCGTTGTTGATGTGACATTGGACCTGTTTGGTTTATCTTTTTTCTGAGAATTTTTTCTAAGAATCTGACTGTGGAAAAATCTGAGTATCATGGAAATTACGTGCGAAGGAAGATAAAAGAGTTTATAGgatttatgatgtagaaagtggtggTTTTCTACTATCGCACGACTCGATTGATTCAGTGTTTACATTAATTTTAGTCGGTTTTGACTAAAGTTAGGGCTATAAAATAAACTCGAGACTTGCGAGCCGTCTTGGCTCGGCTCGAAGCAGCTTGCGGGCctcaaacgagccgagccgagcccatTTTTCTAGCTTGTTTTTGCAGCGAGCTGAGCCGAGCTGCCTCGTTCCAGATCGTGAGCCGTGTTAAATTGACCAATTTATAGAATAATGATGAACATTAGATAATTTTATGAATAATAGCTCGTTTTTAGTTATTGATGATAGATATATTACAATTATAATTTAAATTACTTAGAATGTTAAATGACGATTACATATTTTGGATTTATATAATATTAATTCACTAAATAATGCAATGATAAGTATCAGTAAATAGCTCGTGAGCCAATGTCGAGCCGAAACTTTTTCTCTAGCTCGCCAAGTGGACAAGCCGAGCCTGTTTAGTCACCGAGGCTCAGATCAGCTTGTTTCTGGCCCTAACTAAAGTGATTATTATAGAAACGGGTTTAAAAGCTACTCCAAATGTTGGAAAACAAATGGAGCATAATCAAACAAATTTTATACGGCCCGATAGCGGGCTGCCAAATTATAGTCGACTCCAAAAAGAAGCGTCAAAAGAAAGGCCGCCCGAACGAGTGCCCACTGCGGGCTGCGGCACTGCCTCACCACTGCCCAGTGCCCACAATGGCGCGCGCTGAATCGCAGTTTCCCGCCTCCTTTGGAGACGGAGAGGGTGCACACTCCAACCACGTCAGTAATCCACGGCAAAGCCATCGCCACCGTCTATTTGTGATGTCACCAACGCATCCCATCCCTCCACGACAGCAATCCGCGGCACATGCCGATCGACGCCCGCTGCTCCGTTCTACAAATACACCTCAACCCACTCTTGTTCACAGCCACCGAAATCTTCCGTCTCCAAATCCTCCTAGCGAATTCACCACAGCTTCTCACCACCGCTACCTTCGATGGCACCCAAGGCGGACAAGAAGCCGGCGGCGAAGAAGCCTGCAGAGGAGCCCGCGACAGAGAAGGCGGAGAAGGCTCCGGCGGGGAAGAAGCCCAAGGCCGAGAAGCGCCTCCCGGCGGGCAAGTCCGCCGGTAAGGAGGGCGGCGAGGGCAAGAAGGGGAAAAAGAAAGCGAAGAAGTCCGTGGAGACCTACAAGATCTACATCTTCAAGGTGCTGAAGCAGGTGCACCCCGACATCGGCATCTCGTCCAAGGCCATGTCCATCATGAACTCCTTCATCAACGACATCTTCGAGAAGCTCGCGGCCGAGTCCGCCAAGCTGGCGCGCTATAACAAGAAGCCCACCGTCACCTCCCGCGAGATCCAGACCTCGGTGCGCCTCGTCCTCCCCGGCGAGCTTGCCAAGCACGCCGTCTCCGAGGGCACCAAGGCCGTCACCAAGTTCACCTCTTCTTAAGGTTCATAGTACTAGGCTGGGTGGTGTTGGTAGACGTGGCTCAATTTATCTGGTAGGGGTAGTGATGGATGATATGATCTGCGTCTATTTGAGCTGTTAAGACTGATGAACATTGTTCCACGTCACGTTGTGTTTGATGGACATTGTTCCAGATCACGTTGTTAAGACTGCAGAACTGTGTCTGACATGGAACAAGTATGATACTTGAAATTTCTGTGAGTGCATTGAAACGTGAAATCTGCAGTCCTTAAAAAAAAAATCTGAAATACAACTGTGTGTTCATGATCAAGTTCAGGTTGCAGGGATATTTTGTATCCTATTATTAGGGCTATTTGGTTTATATATTTATAATGTAACAACTGACTGATATGATAATGTTAAATTATATTTCTTTAGTTTTTATGATAATGAAATACCACACAAGAAATTGATATCGGTATTTGAGTGTGAATTATTATTTTTGTCATTTACGTTATATTTTGTGAACCAAACGTTACCTTAAATTCTTCACGGAATAAGGTATGGATTCTTATATAGCAGCAATAAGACTTCAACAGAGCCTGTAAAGGCTCATCTACTCTAAATATAGAGGATGGAACAATCCTCTAATACTTTCAACAACATTCTTTAAAtggttctctaaatttagagaacgctgctAGATCTTCTATATATATAACTTTTTAAAATGGTTCTCTATCCATTTTAATATTTTAAACAACCGGTttaacaaaactaaaatatgtacaatacattttagagtatgataaatacgtatgaaaaaaatttaaaaataaaaaatatctcTAATATAGTTATTTGCGTATAGAGTACGTGATTTTGAGAACATTGTTAGAGAGAGAATAGATGTAGATGATGAAATATTTTAGAGAAAATTGTAAAGGACAGATATAGATGATAGATATAAATAACATTGCTAAAAACAGTTTAACAGAGAACTATGCAGTTTGGAGTACTGTCAGGTATGAGGTATTTAAGCACAGATTGTGGCTTAAATACTCAAGGTGGGGCCGAGCAAAGTTTCATGTCAGTATGGCACGTTGATCGTTGACGATGACCAATCAGAAGACTAACGATATGTAATATAATAAATACAAGAAAAGAATGTGGCTTACGCACGCCACCTTGGCACAATCAGCCAACGTCAACCTCAGGGAAAAAAAAATCGAACTGAAATAACTGGTTGATCACGGCAGGCTGTTGGTGTGGATCCCGGCGGTGACGTTGAAGTAGGTGAACGTGGCCGCCCATCGGCGGTTGTCCTTGAGCATGTGCACGGCGATGGTGTCCGGGCGGAAGTTGTCCATGAACCAGTTGAGGTCGTACATCCTGGGCTTGAGGTCGTAGCGgttcctgcccctgccgccgatgTTGAGCCACTTGCCGACGAGCAGGTCCTCGGGCCCGTGCGTGTCGTTGTGGCGCAGGATGTCCCCGTTGGCGGACACCCAGCGCGCCACGTCCCAGGACACGACGTAGCCCATGCCGTGCATGAACGGCATGGGGTCGTCGCCGACGGGGAAGCCGTAGCCCAGGTAGACGTCGTCGCGGGGCCTGGGGCGCAGCTCCGCCACCAGCGCCGCCACGCGCAGGTACGTGTCGTCGTCGGTCTTCATGACGTAGTCGTAGGGCGCGGACGCGAAGAGGCGCGGCACGGAGGACAGGTACGCGTGCGTCTTCCCGTCGTTCATGTTCTCCGCGCAGTCCAGCACCAGCACGTCGCCGTGGCGCcgcgcctccaccgccaccagcgCCGCCTCCACCGGGTCCGTCACGCTGCAGAAGACGAAGCGCACGTCCACGCGCGCCGCGGGCGCCGCCGGCTGCAGCGCGTAGGCCGTCCGCAGGATGTCCCGCCGCTCCCGCCGGCCCGGCACGGTCAGCACGCCCACCAGCAGGCTGAGCTCCGGCCGCGGTGTCTCGGCGACCGCGGCCTTCTTCTCGTCGCCGGCGCCCGACGCGACGGAGGAGGAGTAGTCACCGCCGCCGCCAACGTCGGTGCCTGCCGCCGCGCTGCGGCAGAGCACGCCGAGGCCTTGGGAGCGCGCGTAAGAGGAGCCGAGGCTCGGGAGCGCCAGCAGCACGGCGAGGAGGCCGAGCGGTAGGAGGAGTAGGTACGGCGTGCAGAGCGACGCCGACGCGGCGTGGAGCCCGTGCGACGAAGTGGTCTTCATGGCGCAGCGGCAGCGCACACCGCCAGCTACGCGCGGCCTACGGCTAGCGCGTCTGGATCGTTCCGTGAGAAAAAAAAAACCCAAGCGAAACGTAACGTACGTGCCCCGGCCCCGCGCGCCGGGTGCCGGATTATAAAGCGCAGGCCGAGCGGCCGGCGCGTGCGACTGACTGACTGGTCGTGCTGAGATGTTGGCTGGAACGTTCGTGCATGACCGGCCGGGAGGGAACGCTGAAATGGTATATATCGGCCACGCGACGACGACGTCGAGACTACTACTGGAGAGCACAGAGCACAGAGCATGGTGTTTTGTTTCTTGCATTGGAGCACTTGTTCGTGAATGCGCGTGACATGGTTAGGTGGCAGTCTCTGGAACGCCTTCCAATCATATTTAAATTCATCTCGGTTCGATCTGTTCTCGTGTGGCCTTGGGTTATTGACAACTCGTCACGAGCAATCATTCGCATTCGTAAATCAAAAAGATTCCGGGGCAGGGCGTGGCAAGCAAAATGGCGTTGTTTTAGTTGCTTCGAGTTCGAGCTTTGCCTGTTTGCGCGAGTGTGACGGGGCCACGGGGGGCGGCAAAACGACAGGTTCCAGGAGGCCGCCGGCGACACGATTCGTTGTCAGTTACTGCTTGCTTAATCGGTGACTGGGGAAGCACGAACCATATATCGATGTCGCACCAGCCACCAGCCTTGCTGTATACTACACCAGCACGCCCAGTTAGTCAAGAACTGTTGCCTGGCGCGTTTGCTCGTGCCTGGATGGCTTCAAAGCAAACAGGCCCTTGCTGAATTGTTCCACCAATACAGACGGACGGTCAAAAGAGACCCGGTCGGAGCAGAGCGTGCGGCAGTGCACCCGGCGAGACAGCAGCACAACGTGGCCAGCCAGCAGCCGCGTGGGGGCTGGGGCTGGGCTTCTGGCGACCAGCGCCGATATAGCGTGTAAACTCCCTCCCCCACCCCCATGCATGCATGGTAGCGCGGCCGCCGGCCGGAAACTGGAGTCCATCTTTCAGCGTCTCCTTCGCGCGCGGCACAGTGTTTCAGCCAGCGGAGGACATGCATGAGTAGTGCTGGAAATTGGGTCGGGCTTGGCCCGGTCCAAGCCTATCGTGCTTCGTGTCAACAACATAAAGttcatagcttactaaattaaaaaTATTAAACAATTCTAACATCATTTGCTCCAAATATCACATCAATATAAAGTtgatatcttactaaattaaagaaattaaacaaattGAGCTTAATTGGACCGTGCCGGCCCAAGTTCAGCCCGTCTATATGAGCCGTGCTGAGGTCTGACGGGCCGGAATTTGAGGCCCGACCCAAGTCCGTctttgggtctttggaccgtgCTAGCGTAGTTCATATTATTTCGTGTTAGACCGTGCTTTAAGCTCGTGTTTTTGGACCATGTTAGTACTAGCCTAAAAAGTTCAGTCCATATTCTCAGGACTATGCATGAGCCAGGCGTCCCGATGAGTAGTAGCGTGGCGTGCTTGCTGACCTCGATTGTGATTGCGAGACTGAAAAGCACGCACCACCAAACTGATTCCCGTCGGTACACGAAAGCCAGGGGCGTCCAGTTGAGTTTCTTCGTCGGCACACGCGCACAGCACAGATGCGCAGCCGCCCGATATGTCCTTTCCATTCCTCTTAACCTATGTATAAATAAtataaggccccgtttgtttcctttcatttcgaggaattggaatcttactaatggaatagactattttttagaatatgacattccaccactttccaaagttatcatataagcctacctcaaattcatgggttgagagatggaaatttattctatagatttacatgctattttccgatgtacaacttatagcacattcTTCTACTTGTgcctctataacataaatgtagtatataactatctctctcacatGATTTAAGAtactatacaaatatattacatatataaatatataaacttaattagttatgtctcaaatataattattaaaatggaattcaattccaacgaaacaaacggcccCTAAGAGAAGAGGTCATATCTATACCACTCTTTATGTATATTGTCTATTAACCATATTTATAATTTAAAAGCTCAGAGTTGTATTACAAATTAAGTCTTTTAATGTCACCTGTACTTGAAAAAACCAAACCAACGTCTCATGATTGTACATGCCTTAAACATATCTAAACATTATTTACTCTCGATAATATTTACTTTTTTCCGATCCTCAGTAAACCACGTTATACCCTAAATACTAGTAATATGCTTTTTTCCTGCCGATACATCTTGCTTCTAAACCCACGTAGCGAAAAATCATATAGTAGTAGGTAGGGctagaaacgagccgagccgatcgGTGTGGCTCGGTAAAAGAGCGAGCCGAGCCCGGCTCGATTCGGTCGTCTGGCGAGCTCTATAATCAGACTCGGCTCGGTACAGGCTCACGAGCCAAACCTTCAGCTGTATATATATTCCATAAAATCAGCTCAAAACATACAAGAAGATACACTACTCCTCAAAACATACAAGAAGACATTTAAACCAGCAGCAGTATCTTAAAGTCTACAAGAGTAATGCATAATCCATTGATAAGCAGAAAATATTCAGTATCTCAAAGTTTCAATGACAAAAATAATTCAAATGATGCATCTTTTCTCTTGACGTCCTTAGCTTAGCTTGTCTTGTCTCCATCCAATTCTTCCAAATTCTGTGAAGACAATTCTAATTAGTTTACAAATAGCACTAAATAATTCATGTTTCCCCTATATTCTAACAAAGAGTATTAGAATTCAGATCTCTTACTAGTTGCTTTCCACCAAGCTTTTTGGAAACAGAATGTTCTCAACATTGTCCTCGTCATCTTCTTCTTGATAAAATACAAAGTTCAATTAACGTGTGAAATAATACAACTTTAAGAAATATACAAGATCAGCATATCACATATATCATGCCTCCATCATGTGTTCCTCGGATCCAGCTAGAAGAGCATATATACCAATGCCTCTACCATTGAAGGCCTTAGAGAACTATGATAATCATCTAGAGTTCTACCTCCCGTGCTAAAAGTAGACTCCGAAGATACAGATGTCGCAGATATAGTTAGGAATTTCTTTGCCATTCTCGACACCACTGGAAATCTATGTGAATTAACCTTCCACCAATTCAGCAAATCAAGCTCTTTGTCCGATAAACTGACATTAGTCTCCTCCAAATAGATAAGCAACTCGCTCTTTGATGGGTTATACTGAGTTGATGACAAGAAAGACTGAAATTGACATGAAGAGGATGGCAACCTACATGATCTTTCAATACTCAAAGATGAGGAAGCATTATATTTGCTTTGAGACTCTTTTCTCTTTCTATGCTGCACCTCAAAATCCCCATAGAGTTTTTTCTAACTCACTACGA
This portion of the Zea mays cultivar B73 chromosome 2, Zm-B73-REFERENCE-NAM-5.0, whole genome shotgun sequence genome encodes:
- the LOC100274242 gene encoding histone H2B.3; its protein translation is MAPKADKKPAAKKPAEEPATEKAEKAPAGKKPKAEKRLPAGKSAGKEGGEGKKGKKKAKKSVETYKIYIFKVLKQVHPDIGISSKAMSIMNSFINDIFEKLAAESAKLARYNKKPTVTSREIQTSVRLVLPGELAKHAVSEGTKAVTKFTSS
- the LOC100217061 gene encoding uncharacterized protein LOC100217061 encodes the protein MKTTSSHGLHAASASLCTPYLLLLPLGLLAVLLALPSLGSSYARSQGLGVLCRSAAAGTDVGGGGDYSSSVASGAGDEKKAAVAETPRPELSLLVGVLTVPGRRERRDILRTAYALQPAAPAARVDVRFVFCSVTDPVEAALVAVEARRHGDVLVLDCAENMNDGKTHAYLSSVPRLFASAPYDYVMKTDDDTYLRVAALVAELRPRPRDDVYLGYGFPVGDDPMPFMHGMGYVVSWDVARWVSANGDILRHNDTHGPEDLLVGKWLNIGGRGRNRYDLKPRMYDLNWFMDNFRPDTIAVHMLKDNRRWAATFTYFNVTAGIHTNSLP